The genomic region GGAAGTGCAGGTCGGCGAGACGCCAGATCCAGGGCGCCCCGTCGCCGAGCACGACGAGTTGCTTCGCCGTCTCCGAGCCGCGCCGGCGCGCCTCGGCGTAGACGAGGGCACCGAAGTGCTCGACGGGCTCCAGGGTGGCGAGGTAGCTCGAGGAGCCCGGGTCGCGGATCGGCTGGCCGGCCTCGTCCAGGCCGGCCTGGGTGAACAGCACCCCGAGTTTCGCCTCGCGGGTGCGGGCCCGCCCGTCGGGGTACTTGCCGGCCCGCCCCGCGGTGTCGGCGGGCACGGTGGGGACGCCGGTGCCGTCGATCGCCAGGTAGAGCTTGGCCACCGGGGGGGCCGGAGCGAACGGGACCAGCCGACCGGCGAGCACCGCGGCCGCCTCCCGGTCAGCAATCGTGACGAGGACCTGTCCGTCGGCCTCCGCGCTGCGCTCCACCCGTTTCGTGGTCAGCTCGACCCCAGCCAACTCGGCCAACAGCTCGCTGGCCTGGGCGAACGGCGCCGCCGCACCCACCCGGGCCACCATCCTGGCCAGCCCCGGGGACAGCGAGGCCCCGGTGACGCCGAGCTCGGTGTCCCTCGGCACCACCCCGTGGCCGCACGCGGTGCAGTGGTAGTAGGCGCGCCGCAGCTCGACCGGCCCGAGCACCGTGTCGAGGGCCTTGGTCCGATAGGCGACGAACGTGGCCTGATGGCCCGACCCGCAGTCGATGCGCGTCCCGCGGTGGCCGGTATCGAGGGCCAGCAGCTGCTCGAGCAGCGAGCCGCCGAGCCTGGTCATCGCGGTCCGGATCGCCAGCTCCAGCGCGGCCAGGCCCTCGGCGTCGCCGGCGGCGAGCGAGCTTGCGGCCAGGGCGGCCAGCCGGTGCTACCTCGGCGGCGAAGTCCGCCCCGAGGCCCGCGTAGAGCCCCCTTTTTCGGGCCCCATCGCGCCGTTCCTCGCCGGCTCGCCCGCGGCCAGCGGGGAGATCGGCCGGGCATCGCAGATCGCCTCGTTGACCGCCACGATCTGGTGGCTGAGCGCGACGAACTCCTGGTAGTGAGCCAGCTCCCGGCGCACCTTGTCCACCTCCGGGCCCGCCGAGAGCTGACGCCCCTTCGTCGGGCCACCGGCCACCGAACGGGTCCACAGGTGCCGTGGCCCGTGGCCGGGATGCGCAGGCGCCGCGCAGGCGCAGTTCGGCTTGCCGCAGCGGCGGTAGTTCTCGGTGAGCGAACCGCGCCGGAAGTCGCCGACGTCGGCGAGCTCGGCGTGGAGCCGGGCCCGCTGCTGCTCGAGGTCTGGGAGCGAGCGCTGTGCCACGGTGCGGTCTCCTGTCCGGGGTCTGGTTGCGGCATCAACAACCAGACTACCACAGACTACGCTCGCCTCTCGAGACACCTACGTTTTCGTCGCACACCCGACCCGGACTTGACAGGCCGTCCACAACTTGACAGGCCGTCCGTTGCCTCCACCGGAGGCCCGACCTATACTCCGCCCGACGTCGTCGCCACCGTCGTCGCGGTCGACCGGACCCACTGACGCGCGACCCTGGCCAATGCCGAGGATCGACCGTCATGAGCCTGACTCTCGCTGCGGTCGGCGCTGTGGTGGCCGCGCTCTTCGACACGAGCATCGCACCATACCTCCGGATCGGGGGAGCACAACCCGATCTCGTCCTCGTCTTCGCGGTGATCTGGACGATCGTCGTGGGGTTCGAGGGCGGCCTCACCTGGGCCTTCGTCGGAGGGCTCCTCATCGACCTTCTCGCGCCCCGGCCGCTCGGTTCGACGGCCTTCGCGCTCCTCCTGACGGTGGGGGCCGTCGCCCTCGGCGGGCGAGTCGTCACCCGAGGCCGCTATGTTCGGCCGGTCATCGCCGTCCTGTTCGGCAGTCTGATGTACACGTCGCTCTATCTCCTCATCACCCGAGCGCTCCGGGGACCGGTCCCCCTCGGCGAAGGTCTGGCCGCGATGGTTCCGACCGCGCTGTTCGACGCGGCCATCGGAGCGATCGTGGGACCGCTCGTCGTCCGGCTCCACGCTCGGCAGGCCGAGCGTGATCGGGTGGACTGGTGAACTCGGTGACCGGCGAAAGCCCCGCCGCCGACCGTCGGATCCTGCGATTCGTCGCCTTCGGGGTGGTCGTCGTCCTCGCGGTCTCGGGCCTGACGAGTCGCCTGTTCTTCCTCCAGGTGACGAACGTCGCTGTGGGCGTCCGCCAGGCGACCGCGAACACGACGGTCCAGGTCGCGATCCCCTCGACGCGCGGCCTCATCTACGACCGCCTCGGGCGACCGCTCGTCGTGAACGACCCGAGCTACGCGGTGAAGATCCGGCCGGCCGATCTCCCGAACACGGAACGCGACCGCGTCGTCGCGCAGCTCGCGACGCTGCTCAAGATGAACGTCGGGGACATCAACGCGGCGATCGACGGCAGCCCTGGCTCGCGCTACGACCTGGTCCGGATCGCCCAGGCTGTACCGAAGGCGACCGCGGATCTCATCTCGGAGGAGGGATCGAGCCTCCCCGGGGTCGTGGTCGCCGTGGAAACGCAGCGCCGCTATCTCGACGGACCGCTCCTCTCCCAGATCCTCGGCTACACCGCACCGATCGACGCGCAGGAGCTGAGCGCGCTCCAGGGCCAGGGCTACCTGTCGGACGATCTCATCGGCAAGACGGGCGTCGAGGCCGTCTACGAGCAGCAGCTCCGCGGGACCTACGGCACGCAGACCGTGCAGCGGGATGCGTCGGGTCGACTGCTCCAGGTCCTCGAGACGAATCAGCAGGCCGTGCCGGGCGATTCCCTCCGGCTCACGATCGACGTGAGGGAGCAGGAACTCGCCCAGAAGGCGGTCGACTGGGCGCTCAAGACGGCGAACCTCAAGAGCGCGGTGATGATCGTCGAGAACCCGCAGACCGGCGAGATCCTCGCGATGGTGAGTGAGCCGACCTACGACAACAACGCCTTCGCGACCGGGATCAGCTCGAAGGCCTACCAGGCGCTCCTCAACGCCCCGGACCAGCCGCTCCTCAACCACGCGATCGCCGAGCAGTTCCCGCCAGGGTCGACGTACAAGCTCGTGACCGCGACCGGGGCCCTTGCGGACAGGAAGATCACGCCGACCGAGACGCTCCACACCGCCTCGTACATCATGATCGGCAACACGAAGTTCTGGGACTGGCATTCGGGTGGCTTCGGCGACATCAGCCTCCAGGACGGCTTCGCGTTCTCGAGCGACACGTTCTTCTACCAGGTGGCGATGCGCCTCGGCGTGACCCGTCTGGCCTACTGGGCGTCGCAGTACGGCTTTGGGCGGCCGAGCGGGATCGACCTGCCGGGCGAAGTGTCCGGGATCGTCCCGACCGAACAATGGAAGCAGGACACGTTCGGCCAGCCGATGCAGGAGGGCGAGCTGGCCCAGGCCGGCATCGGCCAGGGCTACGACACCGCTACACCGCTCCAGCTGCTCGATGCCTACTGCGCCCTCGCCAACGGCGGCACCCTGTACCAGCCCCAGGTCGTGCGCGAGATCCTCGGCCCGGACGGCTCCATCGTCCGGCCGTTCGCGCCGAAGGTGATCCGCAAGGTCCCGGCGCCGACCGCCGATCTCCAGATCATGCGGCTCGCCGCCCGCCAGGTCGTCGAGAGCCGCATGACGTACAACCTCGTCGATCTGCCGATCGTCGTCGCCGGCAAGACCGGCACCGCCGAGTTCGGGGTTCGGGACAGCAAGGGCCGCCTGCCGTTCCACGAGTGGTTCGTCGGCTTCGTCCCCGCGCACGGCGATGTGAGCAAGCCCGACTCGCAGCTGGCGGTCGTCGCCTTCGCCCAGGACGCGAACACGGTCGGCAACGTCGCGACGGAGATGGCCAAGTACTACCTGCAGCTCCACTACAACCTCAAGGTCGATCTTCGCCTGCCGGCCCTCCTCGCGAAGGGCAACTTCTATGGCGGCAACTGACATGCGTCACGGCGGCGGCTGATGGGCGTCCTCCGGGTCGAACCCGCTCGCGCCCAGCAATGGGCCGCTCGTTCCATCGGCGCTGTCTGGCGGGCCTACGACCTCCAGCTCACGATCTACGCCCTGCTCCTCGCCGGTTTCGGACTGGCGATGGCGTACAGCAACAGCGTGGAGAGCGGCGTCGCCGTCCTCGCCCCGGGTTCGACCTTCGTTCGGGGACTCATGTGGGCCGGGCTCGCGATCGTCGTCTTCACCCTCGCGACCGCGTTCGACTACACGTGGTTCCGGACATTCGCCTGGCCGCTCTACTTCGTGAACCTCGGGATCCTCGTCCTCTCGCTCGCGATCGGCGACGGACTCGGCGGCGCCGCCCGCTGGGTTTCGATCGGGCCGTTCCAGGTCCAGTTCAGTGAGATCGCGAAGATCCTCATGATCATCGTCCTCGCCAACTACCTCGCTCGCCGGCAGGGCTCGCTCGATCGCCCCTGGCCGATCCTCGGAGCGTGTCTCCTCGTCGGCCCGCCGATGATCCTCGTCTCCCTGCAGCCGGATCTCGGGACCTCACTCGTCTTCGGGGCGATCCTCATCGGGATGCTGTTCCTCTCGGGGGCGAGTCTCCGCTGGCTCGGCGCGCTCGTGGCCGTGATCCTCGCGGCGATCCCGATCGCCTGGACGTACGTCCTCCGCGACTACCAGAAGCAGCGGCTCATCAGCTTCCTCGACCCCGCCGCCGACCCCCAGGGTTCGGGCTTCCAGCTCCTCCAGGCGCAAACGGCGGTGAGCTCGGGAGGGCCGTTCGGCAAGGGCCTCACGAACGGGACCGCGGACGGCAGCTTCCTTCCGGTCCAGACGACCGATTTCGTCTTTGCCAAGCTCGGTCAGGAGCTCGGATTCATCGGCGCCCTCGTCGTCTTCCTCCTCTTCTGCGCGCTCATCTGGCGAGTCCTCGTCGCCGGCTGGCGCTCCCGCGATCCGTTCGGGCTGCTCGTGGCGGCCGGGGTCGGGTCGATGATCTTCTTCCAGTTCGTCGTCAACGTCGGGATGGTCATCGGGCTCATGCCGATCACCGGTATCCCCCTGCCGTTCGTCACCCATGGCGGCGCTTCGCTCATCAGCCTGGCCTTCGGGCTCGGCATCCTCCAGAGCGTGAACATCCGCCAGATGCGCGCGGAGTGGTGACAGGCTGATCCGGGACCGTGGGCCCGGTCGTCGGGCCACTCGTCCAGGCGTATCGCACGCCCCCCA from Chloroflexota bacterium harbors:
- a CDS encoding ISKra4 family transposase: MAALAASSLAAGDAEGLAALELAIRTAMTRLGGSLLEQLLALDTGHRGTRIDCGSGHQATFVAYRTKALDTVLGPVELRRAYYHCTACGHGVVPRDTELGVTGASLSPGLARMVARVGAAAPFAQASELLAELAGVELTTKRVERSAEADGQVLVTIADREAAAVLAGRLVPFAPAPPVAKLYLAIDGTGVPTVPADTAGRAGKYPDGRARTREAKLGVLFTQAGLDEAGQPIRDPGSSSYLATLEPVEHFGALVYAEARRRGSETAKQLVVLGDGAPWIWRLADLHFPGATQIVDLYHAREHVHALGALVAPTLGDDAPGWLAERLADLDRGDVPALLATTRNLSLPDAQTREVEKALGYFETNAERMRYAHFRALGHFAGSGAVEAGCKAVIGQRLKLSGMRWSVRGAAGIVSLRCQEASGRWEEVWGRIHNQTTAA
- the mreD gene encoding rod shape-determining protein MreD produces the protein MSLTLAAVGAVVAALFDTSIAPYLRIGGAQPDLVLVFAVIWTIVVGFEGGLTWAFVGGLLIDLLAPRPLGSTAFALLLTVGAVALGGRVVTRGRYVRPVIAVLFGSLMYTSLYLLITRALRGPVPLGEGLAAMVPTALFDAAIGAIVGPLVVRLHARQAERDRVDW
- the mrdA gene encoding penicillin-binding protein 2, whose amino-acid sequence is MNSVTGESPAADRRILRFVAFGVVVVLAVSGLTSRLFFLQVTNVAVGVRQATANTTVQVAIPSTRGLIYDRLGRPLVVNDPSYAVKIRPADLPNTERDRVVAQLATLLKMNVGDINAAIDGSPGSRYDLVRIAQAVPKATADLISEEGSSLPGVVVAVETQRRYLDGPLLSQILGYTAPIDAQELSALQGQGYLSDDLIGKTGVEAVYEQQLRGTYGTQTVQRDASGRLLQVLETNQQAVPGDSLRLTIDVREQELAQKAVDWALKTANLKSAVMIVENPQTGEILAMVSEPTYDNNAFATGISSKAYQALLNAPDQPLLNHAIAEQFPPGSTYKLVTATGALADRKITPTETLHTASYIMIGNTKFWDWHSGGFGDISLQDGFAFSSDTFFYQVAMRLGVTRLAYWASQYGFGRPSGIDLPGEVSGIVPTEQWKQDTFGQPMQEGELAQAGIGQGYDTATPLQLLDAYCALANGGTLYQPQVVREILGPDGSIVRPFAPKVIRKVPAPTADLQIMRLAARQVVESRMTYNLVDLPIVVAGKTGTAEFGVRDSKGRLPFHEWFVGFVPAHGDVSKPDSQLAVVAFAQDANTVGNVATEMAKYYLQLHYNLKVDLRLPALLAKGNFYGGN
- the rodA gene encoding rod shape-determining protein RodA encodes the protein MGVLRVEPARAQQWAARSIGAVWRAYDLQLTIYALLLAGFGLAMAYSNSVESGVAVLAPGSTFVRGLMWAGLAIVVFTLATAFDYTWFRTFAWPLYFVNLGILVLSLAIGDGLGGAARWVSIGPFQVQFSEIAKILMIIVLANYLARRQGSLDRPWPILGACLLVGPPMILVSLQPDLGTSLVFGAILIGMLFLSGASLRWLGALVAVILAAIPIAWTYVLRDYQKQRLISFLDPAADPQGSGFQLLQAQTAVSSGGPFGKGLTNGTADGSFLPVQTTDFVFAKLGQELGFIGALVVFLLFCALIWRVLVAGWRSRDPFGLLVAAGVGSMIFFQFVVNVGMVIGLMPITGIPLPFVTHGGASLISLAFGLGILQSVNIRQMRAEW